One window from the genome of Cryptomeria japonica chromosome 6, Sugi_1.0, whole genome shotgun sequence encodes:
- the LOC131876514 gene encoding uncharacterized protein LOC131876514: MKGYSKALTMRFCNSWQNGVVTIGRISFFVTADFIVEATGFPNDGEQVERCSSGDYKGFMKKLFEKGEKQSLNSLSPTLGNEENSQKNYGKSSNLGLANPISQCSLVSTSSTENIGKHTLVIVDKESLELSLLNVNPNKRKLETLKKSPIKAKNTNKESASKSITIDLDLDYQEDGEEKPLEMEIIDCSSRERSLDRLRAKERKEEIKKDDNQANVKNLEEIYDLEEEDNSVDNTEDEDFHEEEDDPEENLKEKIEEEEDGDEIRETEAKSDIAEHSPEVPNLLGDEKMVPYSKTPLLRQTTTRI, encoded by the exons ATGAAGGGTTACAGTAAAGCTCTGACGATGAGATTCTGCAACTCTTGGCAGAATGGTGTTGTGACTATTGGGAGGATTTCCTTCTTTGTTACGGCGGATTTCATCGTGGAAGCCACTGGTTTTCCAAATGATGGTGAACAGGTGGAAAGATGTAGTAGTGGAGACTACAAAGGGTTTATGAAAAAATTATTTGAGAAGGGGGAGAAACAAAG CCTCAATAGTTTGTCCCCTACACTTGGAAATGAGGAAAACTCTCAGAAAAATTATGGTAAGTCCTCCAACCTTGGGCTAGCTAACCCAATATCTCAGTGCTCACTTGTCTCCACCTCCTCAACTGAGAATATAGGAAAACATACCCTTGTTATTGTGGATAAAGAGTCTCTAGAACTTTCCCTGTTAAATGTGAACCCTAATAAGAGAAAGCTAGAAACCCTCAAGAAATCCCCGATTAAAGCTAAAAATACCAACAAAGAGTCAGCTAGTAAAAGTATCACCATAGATCTAGACCTGGACTATCAGGAAGATGGGGAGGAAAAACCTTTAGAGATGGAAATAATTGATTGCAGTTCTAGGGAAAGGAGCTTGGATAGGCTCCGGGCTAAGGAAAGAAAAGAGGAAATTAAAAAAGATGATAACCAGGCCAATGTTAAAAATCTGGAGGAAATTTATGATCTAGAGGAGGAGGATAACTCTGTTGACAATACTGAGGATGAGGATTTCCATGAGGAGGAGGATGACCCCGAAGAGAATTTGaaagagaaaatagaagaagaggaagatgGGGATGAGATCAGGGAGACCGAGGCAAAATCGGATATTGCGGAACATAGCCCTGAGGTCCCTAATTTGTTAGGTGATGAGAAGATGGTCCCCTATTCGAAGACTCCCCTTCTAAGACAGACAACAACAAGAATCTAG
- the LOC131057615 gene encoding uncharacterized protein LOC131057615, whose product MASSKWQGSVESKVMAPLEGVWKIASDYYELKKWFPGMVSCERVEGAPEQGVGSVRRCSVPIAALQEGSDSFVVEELIAQDDVNHSFTFRMTDTNRPGFIGYEGTHEFFNTEEEGNCLMKWSFEMDPIVGRSKEDIEIIMSSILTGMVKNLEQLVSSQ is encoded by the coding sequence ATGGCGAGCTCCAAATGGCAGGGGTCTGTAGAAAGCAAGGTCATGGCCCCACTGGAGGGTGTGTGGAAGATAGCAAGCGATTATTACGAGCTAAAGAAGTGGTTTCCGGGAATGGTATCGTGTGAAAGAGTAGAAGGAGCGCCTGAACAAGGCGTGGGCTCTGTGCGCCGCTGTTCAGTACCCATTGCAGCCCTGCAGGAGGGCAGCGATTCTTTTGTAGTAGAGGAGCTCATCGCTCAGGATGATGTAAACCATTCTTTTACTTTTCGCATGACGGATACCAACAGGCCCGGCTTTATTGGGTACGAGGGCACCCATGAATTCTTTAACACAGAGGAAGAGGGCAACTGTTTGATGAAGTGGTCTTTCGAGATGGATCCCATCGTCGGCCGTTCCAAAGAAGACATTGAGATCATTATGAGCTCTATTCTCACTGGCATGGTCAAGAATTTGGAACAGCTCGTTTCTTCACAGTAA
- the LOC131057598 gene encoding uncharacterized protein LOC131057598, with product MASSKWHCCVEAKIMGSLEVVWKIASDYYELQKWFPGMKSCERVEGAPEKGVGSVRRCIRASRSENSRDTFVVEELIAQDDANHSFTFRMTDTDMPGFIGFEATFELCEAKEDGNCLMKWSFQMNPITGRSKEDTEANLKSILMGMVKNLEQLASSQ from the coding sequence ATGGCGAGCTCGAAATGGCATTGTTGTGTAGAAGCCAAGATTATGGGTTCGCTGGAGGTGGTGTGGAAGATAGCAAGCGACTATTACGAGCTACAGAAGTGGTTTCCGGGCATGAAATCGTGCGAAAGAGTGGAGGGGGCGCCTGAAAAGGGCGTGGGCTCTGTGCGCCGCTGTATAAGAGCCTCAAGATCTGAGAATAGCAGAGATACTTTTGTGGTAGAGGAGCTCATCGCTCAGGATGATGCAAACCATTCTTTTACTTTTCGCATGACGGACACCGACATGCCGGGCTTTATTGGGTTCGAGGCTACCTTTGAACTCTGTGAAGCGAAGGAAGATGGTAACTGTTTGATGAAATGGTCTTTCCAGATGAACCCCATTACCGGCCGTTCCAAAGAGGATACTGAGGCCAATTTGAAGTCTATTCTTATGGGCATGGTCAAGAATCTAGAACAGCTCGCTTCTTCACAGTAA